In Cololabis saira isolate AMF1-May2022 chromosome 1, fColSai1.1, whole genome shotgun sequence, the following proteins share a genomic window:
- the LOC133447506 gene encoding atlastin-2-like isoform X2, translated as MAAEESRLKQRRPNNRFSREGGPGFKFGTSQLRCDEDDDDLLDDLLDEEEGEEVCAARPLQIVVADEEEHSFRLQEAALEQLLLQDEVQDLHVVVVSVAGAFRKGKSFLLDFMLRYMYKQCPGSWVGSEDEPLTGFTWRGGCERETTGILAWSEVFVVEKDDGSKVAVLLMDTQGAFDSQSTIKDCATLFALSTMTSSVQVYNLSQNVQEDDLQHLQLFTEYGRLAMEEVYEKPFQTLMFLIRDWSYPYEHPYGLEGGQKFLEKRLQVKSNQHEELQNVRKHIHSCFSKIGCFLLPHPGLKVATNPHFDGRLSDIDEEFKKELVNLVPILLSPENLVEKEIGGVKITCRDLLQYFKAYMKIYQGEELPHPKSMLQATAEANNLAAVAGAKDFYIKGMEQVCGGDQPYMSPAELERRHGDLRQSSVQLFRSVKKMGGEDFCRRYQEQLEAELDESYSSFSKHNDGKNLFYAARTPATLFALMFVMYVASLVTGFVGIRSVAVLCNLVLGAALTALCVWAYVKYSGEFREVGGAIDQLAEVLWEQLFSKLLEVARSRVPLAGLIPAPRPRLASNNNVKKKN; from the exons ATGGCGGCGGAGGAGAGCAGGTTGAAGCAGCGGCGGCCGAACAACAGATTCTCCAGAGAAG GCGGCCCTGGATTCAAATTTGGCACATCCCAGCTAAGATGTGACGAGGACGATGACGACCTGCTGGACGACCTgctggatgaagaggagggagaggaggtgtGCGCGGCCCGCCCGCTCCAAATCGTGGTGGCCGACGAGGAGGAGCACTCGTTCCGGCTGCAGGAGGCGGCGctggagcagctgctgctgcaggacgagGTGCAGGACCTGCACGTGGTCGTCGTCTCCGTGGCCGGAGCCTTCCGCAAGGGCAAGTCCTTCCTGCTGGACTTCATGCTGCGCTACATGTACAAGCAG TGTCCCGGCTCGTGGGTGGGCAGCGAGGACGAGCCTCTCACCGGCTTCACCTGGAGAGGAGGCTGCGAGCGGGAAACCACCGGCATCCTGGCCTGGAGCGAGGTGTTCGTGGTGGAGAAAGACGACGGCAGCAAG GTTGCAGTTTTACTGATGGACACACAGGGAGCGTTTGACAGCCAGTCCACCATCAAGGATTGTGCCACGCTGTTCGCCCTGAGCACCATGACCAGCTCTGTGCAG GTGTACAACTTATCCCAGAATGTCCAGGAAGACGATCTGCAGCACCTTCAG CTCTTCACTGAATACGGACGACTCGCCATGGAGGAAGTCTACGAGAAACCCTTCCAG ACTCTGATGTTCCTGATCCGGGACTGGAGTTACCCCTACGAACATCCATATGGTTTGGAGGGAGGCCAGAAGTTCTTGGAGAAACGGCTGCAG GTGAAGTCAAACCAACACGAGGAGCTGCAAAACGTGCGCAAGCACATCCACTCCTGCTTCTCCAAGATCGGCTGCTTCCTGCTCCCTCACCCCGGCCTGAAAGTGGCCACCAACCCGCACTTCGACGGCCGGCTCAGCG ataTCGATGAAGAGTTTAAGAAGGAGCTGGTGAACCTCGTCCCGATACTTCTGTCTCCGGAGAACCTGGTGGAAAAGGAGATTGGAGGAGTGAAGATCACGtgcagagacctgctgcagtaCTTCAAG gCCTACATGAAGATCTACCAGGGGGAGGAGCTTCCTCACCCCAAGTCCATGCTGCAG GCAACAGCTGAAGCAAACAACCTTGCAGCGGTAGCCGGAGCCAAAGATTTCTACATTAAAGGCATGGAGCAG GTCTGCGGCGGAGACCAGCCCTACATGTCCCCGGCGGAGCTGGAGCGTCGTCACGGCGACCTGCGGCAGTCGTCCGTGCAGCTGTTCCGCTCCGTGAAGAAGATGGGCGGCGAGGACTTCTGCCGGCGCTACCAGGAGCAGCTGGAGGCCGAGCTGGACGAGTCCTACAGCAGCTTCAGCAAGCACAACGACGGCAAGAACCTCTTCTACGCCGCGCGCACGCCGGCCACGCTCTTCGCCCTCATGTTCGTGATGTACGTGGCCTCGCTGGTCACCGGCTTCGTGGGGATCCGCTCCGTGGCCGTGCTGTGCAACCTGGTGCTGGGCGCCGCCCTCACGGCGCTCTGCGTCTGGGCCTACGTGAAGTACTCCGGAGAGTTCCGGGAGGTGGGCGGGGCCATCGACCAGCTGGCTGAGGTGCTCTGGGAGCAG ctcttctccaagctgctggAGGTGGCCCGGAGTCGAGTGCCGCTGGCCGGCCTGATCCCGGCCCCGCGGCCCCGGCTCGCCTCCAACAACAACGTCAAGAAGAAAAACTAG
- the LOC133447506 gene encoding atlastin-2-like isoform X1, with the protein MAAEESRLKQRRPNNRFSREGGPGFKFGTSQLRCDEDDDDLLDDLLDEEEGEEVCAARPLQIVVADEEEHSFRLQEAALEQLLLQDEVQDLHVVVVSVAGAFRKGKSFLLDFMLRYMYKQCPGSWVGSEDEPLTGFTWRGGCERETTGILAWSEVFVVEKDDGSKVAVLLMDTQGAFDSQSTIKDCATLFALSTMTSSVQVYNLSQNVQEDDLQHLQLFTEYGRLAMEEVYEKPFQTLMFLIRDWSYPYEHPYGLEGGQKFLEKRLQVKSNQHEELQNVRKHIHSCFSKIGCFLLPHPGLKVATNPHFDGRLSDIDEEFKKELVNLVPILLSPENLVEKEIGGVKITCRDLLQYFKAYMKIYQGEELPHPKSMLQATAEANNLAAVAGAKDFYIKGMEQVCGGDQPYMSPAELERRHGDLRQSSVQLFRSVKKMGGEDFCRRYQEQLEAELDESYSSFSKHNDGKNLFYAARTPATLFALMFVMYVASLVTGFVGIRSVAVLCNLVLGAALTALCVWAYVKYSGEFREVGGAIDQLAEVLWEQRTPRKLFSKLLEVARSRVPLAGLIPAPRPRLASNNNVKKKN; encoded by the exons ATGGCGGCGGAGGAGAGCAGGTTGAAGCAGCGGCGGCCGAACAACAGATTCTCCAGAGAAG GCGGCCCTGGATTCAAATTTGGCACATCCCAGCTAAGATGTGACGAGGACGATGACGACCTGCTGGACGACCTgctggatgaagaggagggagaggaggtgtGCGCGGCCCGCCCGCTCCAAATCGTGGTGGCCGACGAGGAGGAGCACTCGTTCCGGCTGCAGGAGGCGGCGctggagcagctgctgctgcaggacgagGTGCAGGACCTGCACGTGGTCGTCGTCTCCGTGGCCGGAGCCTTCCGCAAGGGCAAGTCCTTCCTGCTGGACTTCATGCTGCGCTACATGTACAAGCAG TGTCCCGGCTCGTGGGTGGGCAGCGAGGACGAGCCTCTCACCGGCTTCACCTGGAGAGGAGGCTGCGAGCGGGAAACCACCGGCATCCTGGCCTGGAGCGAGGTGTTCGTGGTGGAGAAAGACGACGGCAGCAAG GTTGCAGTTTTACTGATGGACACACAGGGAGCGTTTGACAGCCAGTCCACCATCAAGGATTGTGCCACGCTGTTCGCCCTGAGCACCATGACCAGCTCTGTGCAG GTGTACAACTTATCCCAGAATGTCCAGGAAGACGATCTGCAGCACCTTCAG CTCTTCACTGAATACGGACGACTCGCCATGGAGGAAGTCTACGAGAAACCCTTCCAG ACTCTGATGTTCCTGATCCGGGACTGGAGTTACCCCTACGAACATCCATATGGTTTGGAGGGAGGCCAGAAGTTCTTGGAGAAACGGCTGCAG GTGAAGTCAAACCAACACGAGGAGCTGCAAAACGTGCGCAAGCACATCCACTCCTGCTTCTCCAAGATCGGCTGCTTCCTGCTCCCTCACCCCGGCCTGAAAGTGGCCACCAACCCGCACTTCGACGGCCGGCTCAGCG ataTCGATGAAGAGTTTAAGAAGGAGCTGGTGAACCTCGTCCCGATACTTCTGTCTCCGGAGAACCTGGTGGAAAAGGAGATTGGAGGAGTGAAGATCACGtgcagagacctgctgcagtaCTTCAAG gCCTACATGAAGATCTACCAGGGGGAGGAGCTTCCTCACCCCAAGTCCATGCTGCAG GCAACAGCTGAAGCAAACAACCTTGCAGCGGTAGCCGGAGCCAAAGATTTCTACATTAAAGGCATGGAGCAG GTCTGCGGCGGAGACCAGCCCTACATGTCCCCGGCGGAGCTGGAGCGTCGTCACGGCGACCTGCGGCAGTCGTCCGTGCAGCTGTTCCGCTCCGTGAAGAAGATGGGCGGCGAGGACTTCTGCCGGCGCTACCAGGAGCAGCTGGAGGCCGAGCTGGACGAGTCCTACAGCAGCTTCAGCAAGCACAACGACGGCAAGAACCTCTTCTACGCCGCGCGCACGCCGGCCACGCTCTTCGCCCTCATGTTCGTGATGTACGTGGCCTCGCTGGTCACCGGCTTCGTGGGGATCCGCTCCGTGGCCGTGCTGTGCAACCTGGTGCTGGGCGCCGCCCTCACGGCGCTCTGCGTCTGGGCCTACGTGAAGTACTCCGGAGAGTTCCGGGAGGTGGGCGGGGCCATCGACCAGCTGGCTGAGGTGCTCTGGGAGCAG AGAACTCCACGCAAG ctcttctccaagctgctggAGGTGGCCCGGAGTCGAGTGCCGCTGGCCGGCCTGATCCCGGCCCCGCGGCCCCGGCTCGCCTCCAACAACAACGTCAAGAAGAAAAACTAG